The following nucleotide sequence is from Dyella sp. BiH032.
ACGAGTCGACCATCACCGGCACGCGTGCGATATCGGGCTCGGCGGCGATCAGATTCAGGAAGCGCGTCATCGCCGCCTCCGAATCGATCAGGCCTTCATCCATGTTCACGTCGATGATCTGCGCGCCGCTGGCGACCTGTTGGCGCGCCACCTCGACGGCTTCCTCGTAGCGCTCTTCCTTGATCAGCTTGCGGAACTGCGCGGAGCCGGTGACGTTGGTGCGTTCGCCGACGTTGACGAACAGCAGGTCCGGCGTGATGACCAGCGGTTCGAGGCCGGACAGACGGGTGTGGCGGATGGTCATCGGGTCAGGCGGCTTGAGCGGTGTCGTCGGTGGAGTGAAGTGCGCGCGGCGCGCAGCCGCGCACGGCATCGGCGATGGCTTGGATGTGCGCCGGCGTGGTGCCGCAGCAGCCGCCGACCAGGTTGAGCAACCCCTCGCGGGCGAAGCCGCCGATCACCGCGGCCATCTGCTCGGGCGTCTCGTCGTATTCACCGAAGGCGTTCGGCAAACCCGCGTTGGGGTGGGTGCTGACGAAGCAATCAGCGACCGTGGCGAGCGTCTGTACGTGCGGGCGCAGGTCGGCCGCGCCCAATGCGCAGTTGAGCCCCACGCTGAGCGGGCGGGCATGCGCCACGGAGTAATAGAACGCTTCCGCGGTCTGGCCGGACAGCGTGCGGCCGGAGCGGTCGGTGATCGTGCCGGAGATCATCACCGGCAGGCGCGCGCCGCGCTCGCGGAACAGCTCGCTGAGCGCGAACAGCGCGGCCTTGGCGTTGAGCGTGTCGAAGATGGTCTCGACCATGATCAGGTCCGCGCCGCCGTCCATCAGGCCGCTGGCCGCCTCGGTGTAGTTGGCGGCCAGTTCCTCGAAGGTGACGTTGCGGAAGCCCGGGTCGTTGACGTCCGGCGACAGCGATGCCGTGCGGCTGGTCGGGCCCAGCACGCCGATGACGAAGCGCGGCTTGTCCGGCGTCTTCGCCGTCCAGGCGTCGCAGGCGGCACGGGCAAGCCTCGCACCTTCGAGGTTCAGCTCGTAGGCCAGGTGCTCCAGGTGGTAGTCGGCCTGGCTGATACGCGTGCTGTTGAACGTGTTCGTCTCGACCAGGTCGGCGCCGGCTTCGAGGTAGGCCTCGTGTACGCCGCGGATGATGTCGGGCTTGGTCAGCGTGAGCAGGTCGTTGTTGCCCTTGAGGTCGCAGCCCGGATGGTCGTGATGATGCTCGTGCGAGCCGTCGCGGCCTCCGGCGAAGCGTTCGCCGCGAAAGCCTTCTTCGTCGAGCCGGTGGCCTTGCAGCATGGTGCCCATGCCGCCGTCGAGGATGAGGATGCGTTCGCGCAGCGCGGCTTGAAGCGCGGCGACGCGTTCGGGGTGGAGCCAGGGCAGGGCGCTCATGCGCGGTCTCCTTACGGCTTGCGTGCGAGCAGGCTGATCACCTCGAAATGAGGTGCCTTGCGCTCGCGGCTGAGACGGGTGCAGCTGATGACTTCCAGGCCGGCGCGGCGCGCGTGGCCGGAAAGCTCGTCCTGCGAGAAACCCAGGTTGCGGTGGTCGAATGGCTCCACCACGGCGCGGTGGTCATGCTTGCCCAGCGTCACGGCGAGCAGGCGGCCACCCGGGCGCAGCAGGCGCGAGGCCTCGGCCACGGCTTTGGCGGGATGCTCGGCATAGGTGAGGGCGTGCAGCATCAGCACAAGGTCGAAGCGGCGCTCGCCCAGATCCAGCGCGTGCATGTCGCCCTGGCGCACCTCGACGTTGGCGAATGGCTTCAGTCGCTGCGCCGCCGCTTCCGCCACGCGCTCGCTGGAATCGACGCAGACGATCGAGCGCGCATGCGGCGCCAGCAGCTCGGCGGTGATGCCGTCGCCGGAAGCGATGTCCAGCACGTCGCCGGTTTCCAGCAGCTGGAGCAGCGAGCGCGCCAAGGTTTCCCAGGTGCGGCCGGGCGAATAATGGCGCTCCATGTCGCCGGCGACCGTATCGGCCCAGCCGGCCTCGCTCGCGCGCTGCGCCAGCACGGCGGGCAGGCGCGCGGCGTCTTCGCGCAGCAGGGCGTCGTCGATGCTGTCGCGCAGGGAACGGATCAGGTCATGCTGGCGCTCGTCGCCCTCGGCATTGGCGCGGTAGTAGGCCGATACGCCGGCGCGGCGGTCGCGCACCAGTTCGGCTTCCTTGAGCTTGGCCAGGTGGGTGGAGACGCGCGGCTGCGCCAGGCGCAGGACGGCGGCGAGCTCCGCCACGGTCAGTTCCTCGCGTTCCAGCAGGGCCAGCAGGCGCACCCGCGTGGGGTCGGCCAGCAATCGCAGGACGCTGGAGGCGGTGGCTAGATCCACGCTGCATCCTTATATCGCGATAGAGAGATGCGTAAGGCTAGGGCGGGCGGCGTGGGGCGTCAAGAGGCGGAAGACCGCTGCGGTAGCGGCGGACGTTTGCATGCGGTGCGGGTGCGAACGGCAGTTCGCCGTGCCGTGCGCTCCTGAGCTTTCGCGAGACGCGCAGTCGCGCTCGTGCGGCACTCTGGCGATGCGATCGGCCCCCCTCTCTGTTGCAGCGCACACGGGCCTTTTTCACCTGCCCGCTAAAATGTCCGGCTCGCCTCATTCTTCTGCCCCGTTTCCGGAGTTCCCCATGGATTTCAGCTTTACCGAAGACCAGCTGTCGATTCAGTCCATCGCCCGCGATTTCGCGCAGAAGCGCATCGTGCCGGTCGCCGCCGAACTGGATGCCAAGGGCGAATTCCCGTTGGACAACATTCGCGAGATGGGCCAGCTCGGCCTGATGGGCATCGAGGTGCCGCACGAATACGGTGGCGCGGGCATGGACCCGATCGCCTACGTGCTGGCGATGATCGAGATCGCCGCGGCGGATGCGGCCACCTCGACCATCATGTCGGTGAACAATTCGCTGTTCTGCAACGGCATCCTCAAGCACGGCACGGAGGAGCAGAAGCAGAAGTTCGTACGCGCCATCGCGCAGGGCGAGGCGATCGGCGCCTATGCGCTGACCGAGCCGCAGTCCGGTTCGGATGCGTCGGCCATGCATACGCGCGCCACCAAGAACGCGAACGGCGACTGGGTCATCAACGGCAAGAAGAGCTGGATCACCTCCGGCCCGGTGGCGCGCTACATCATCCTGTTCGCCATCACCACGCCGGGCATCGGTGCCAAGGGCGTGTCGGCCTTCCTGATCGACACGCAGCTGCCGGGCTTCCACGCCGGCAAGACCGAGCCCAAGCTCGGCATCCGCGCCTCGGCCACCTGCGAGATCGAATTCACCGACTATGTGTGCCCGAAGGACTGCCTGCTGGGCGATGAGGGCAAGGGCTTCTCCATTGCGATGGGCGTGCTCGACGCCGGCCGCATCGGCATCGCTTCGCAGGCGGTGGGCATCGCCCGCGCCGCGTACGAGGCCACCCTGCAGTGGTCGCGCGACCGCAAGGCGTTCGGCCAGGCGATCGGCAGCTTCCAGATGACCCAGGCCAAGATCGCCGACATGAAGTGCAAGCTCGACGCCGCCACGCTGCTGACCCTGCGCGCCGCCTGGACCAAGGGGCAGGCCGAGAAGAACGGCGGCCGTTTCGGCACCGAGGCCTCCGTGGCCAAGCTGGTCGCTTCCGAGGCGGCGATGTGGATCGCGCACCAGGCGGTACAGATCCATGGCGGCATGGGCTATTCCAAGGAAATGCCGCTGGAGCGCTACTTCCGCGACGCCAAGATCACCGAGATCTACGAAGGCACCAGCGAGATCCAGCGCCTGGTGATCGCACGCGCGGAGACCGGGCTGCGCTGAGGTCTCTAGCAAGCGTCGAACGGGAACGCCCGGCGGGCGACCGCCGGGCGTTTTCTTTGGGGCGCCGGAAAGAAAAAGCCCCGGCCTTGCGGCCGGGGCTCCGGTAGTGCGAGTGGCGATCAGTGCCCGCGTCGCGGGTCCGAATCGAACGGCTTCATATCGCCGTCGCCGCCGCCGTGATGCGGCAGGTTGCGTGATGCCTCATCGAGCTTGTCACCCAGCGCACGGCGCACTACCACGTAGAACACCGGGATCAGCAGCAGGCCGAGGAAGGTGGCGAACAGCATGCCGCCGATCACGCCCGTGCCGATCGAGTGGCGGGAGTTCGCACCCGCGCCGGTGGAAATCGCCAGCGGGAACACGCCCAGGATGAACGCCATCGAGGTCATCAGGATCGGACGCAGTCGCAGGCGGGAGGCCGTGACCACCGCATCGAACAACGACTTGCCCTGTTGCTGCTGCTCGACCGCGAATTCCACGATCAGGATGGCGTTCTTCGCCGCCAGACCGATCACCGTGATCATGCCGATCTTGAAGTACATGTCGTTCGGCAGGCCGCGCAGCATGGAGAACACCACCGTGCCGAGCAGGCCCAGCGGCACTACCAGCAGCACCGCCACCGGGATCGACCAGCTCTCGTACAGCGCCGCGAGGCAGAGGAACACGATCACGATCGACAGCACCAGCAGCAGGGTGGCCGAGTTGCCCGCCAGGATTTCCTGGTAGGACTGGCCGGTCCAATCGGCGCCGAAGCCCTTGGGCAGGTCGTTGTCCACGATGTTCTGCAGCGCCGCCATGGCCTGGCCGGTGGAGTAGCCCTTGCCTTCGCTGGCCACGATCTCGACCGCCGCATAACCGTTGTAGCGGGTCAGGGCGGGCGAGCCGGTGCCCCAGTCGGAATGCACCACGCTGGAGATCGGGATCATGTTGTACGGATTGGTTGCCGAACGCGTCGTGCCGTTCGTGCCCGCGTTCGCCAGCGAGCTGGGCGAGAACACGTGCTGCAGCGCATCCGGCCCCATGCGGAAGGGCTGGTCGGCCTGCATGTAGACGCGCTTCACGCGGCCGCCGTACACAAAGTCGTTGACGTAGATCGGTGCCAGGGTGAGCTGGATCGCCGTGTATACGTCGCTGACCGAAAGACCCATCGACTCGGCCTGCACGCGGTCCACCTTGATGTCCCACAGCGGGGCATCGGGCAGCGAGTTCGGGCGCGTGCCCAACAGCGCCGGGTTGCCCTGGGACTTGCCCAGCACCATGCCCATGGCCTGCATCAGCTCGCCGTGGCTCTGGCCGGCGCGGGCCTGCAGGTACATGTCGATGCCGCCGAACTGGCTGAGGCCGCGGATGGTCGGCAGGTTCACCACGAAGATCTGGGCGTCGCGGATGCCATGCAGCACGCCGTTGGCCTGCAGGATCAGCTCATCGGCCGTGATCTTTCGCTCGCTCCAGTCCTTGAGCTTGATGAAGGCCATGCCCGCGCTTTCGCTCTGGCCCACGAAGCTGAAGCCGCTGATCTGGTACATGCCGACGATGGAGTCGTTCAGCGGGCTGTTCTTCAGGCGCTCGCGCATCTCGGCCATCACCTGCTCGGTGCGCTTGATGGTGGCGCCCGGCGGCAGGTTCACGATGGCCAGCGCGAAGCCCTGGTCTTCGCTGGGCACGAAGCTGGTGGGTAGCTTGGTGTACAGGAAGCCGGCGAGCGCAGCGATCAGCGCGAACATGATCATCCAGCGCGGCGCATGCCGCGCGGCACTGGAGATGTGGCCGCTGTAGGTGTGGGTGACCCAGTCGAACATGCGGTTGAAGCCGCGGTACACGACGTTCTTCTTCTCGTCGTGGGTCGGCTTCAGCATGGTGGCGCACAGCGCCGGAGTGAACGACAGCGCGAGGAAGGCCGAGAAGCCCATCGACACCGCGATGGTCAGCGCGAACTGCTTGTAGATCACGCCGGAGGCGCCCGCCTGCAGCGCGGACGGCACGAACACGGCCGCCAGCACCACGGTGATCGCCACCACAGCGCCAGTGATCTGGCTCATGGCCTTGCGGGTGGCCTCCTTCGGCGGGAGGTGCTCCTCGGTCATGATGCGTTCGACGTTCTCGATCACCACGATCGCGTCGTCCACCACGATGCCGATCGCCAGCACCATGCCGAACAAGGTCAGCTGGTTGATGGTGAAGCCCAGCCCGATCAGACCGATGAAGGTACCCAGCAGCGCGACCGGGATCACCAGGGTGGGGATGATGGTGGCGCGGATGTTCTGCAGGAAGATCAGCATCACCAGGAAGACGAGGATGATCGCCTCGACCAGGGTGTGCACCACTTCATTGATCGACACCTTCACGAACGGCGTGGTGTCGTACGGCGCGAACCAGGACACGCCCTGCGGGAAATCCCTGGCCAGTTCGTCCATCTTGGCGCGCACGGCGGTGGCCACGTCGAGCGCGTTGGCGCCCGGCAGCAGCTGCACGCCGAGGCCACCCACGGGCTGGCCGTTCCAGGTCGACACCAGGCCGTAGGTCTGCGGACCGAAGGACACGCGGGCCACATCGCTCAGGCGCACCACGGTGCCATCGCTGTTGGCGCGCAGGATGATGCCGCCGAACTGCTCGGGCGAGGAGAAGCGGCCTTCCGCCGACACCGTGGCGGTGAAGCCCTGGTCGGCCGGGGCCGGGTCGGCGCCCAGCGAACCGGCGGCGAACTGCACGTTCTGCGCCGCGACGGCGTCGCGCACCGCGCTGGCCGAGAGACCGTAGCCCTGCAGCTTGTCCGGATTCAGCCAGATGCGCACGGCGTACTCGGCACCGATCACGCGGGTGCTGCCCACGCCGGGGATGCGGCCGACCTGGTCGGCCACCTGCGAGGCAATGATGTCGGCCAGGCGGTTGCCGTCGATCTCCGGGTTGGTGGAGACCAGCGACACGAACATCAGGAAGTCCGGGTTGTTCTTCGCCACCACCACGCCCTGCTGGGTCACGGCGGTGGGCAGGCGCGGCTGGGCCAGCGAGACCTTGTTCTGCACCTGCACCTGGGCGATGTCGGGATTGGTGCCCGTCTCGAAGGTAAGGGTGATGGTCGCCGAGCCGTTGGCGTTGGAGGAGGAGCTGAAGTACAGCAGGTGATCGATGCCGGTGAGCTGCTGCTCGATCACCTGGGTGACGTTCTTCTCCACCGTATCCGCGTTGGCGCCGGGGAAGGTCGCCGACACCACCACCTGGGGCGGCGCGATGTTGGGGTAGGACTCGATACCCATGTTCAGCATCGCAATCGTGCCGACCATGGTGATGAGGATCGCTACCACCCACGCGAAAATCGGGCGGTCAATGAAAAAACTGGGCATGTCGATCGACTCCCGTCAGTGCTTGCCGGCCGCGGGCTGAGCGCCCGGCGCACCGTTCGGCGGAGCGGCGTCCTTGCCCGGCGTCCACGGCGACGCCTTGGCGGGGGCGCCCGGCTGCACGGCCTGGAGGCCCGACACGATCACCTGGTCACCCGTGGCAAGGCCCTGGGTGACGATCCAGTTGCCATTGCTCAGGTCGTTGGCGGTGATGTTCTTGCGCTCGACCTTGCCCTCCTGGTTCACCACCAGCACGTAGGCACCGGCGACGTCGCGGGCGACGCCCTGCTGCGGCACCAGGAACACGTTCTTCTGTTCGCCCAGGTTCGCCTTGATGGTGACGTAGGTGCCCGGCAGGAGGCGCTTGTCCGGGTTGGCCAGCTGCGCGCGCAGGCTCACCGTGCCGGTGGTCGGATCGACCGTGGCGCCGGAGAAGTCGAGCGTGCCCTGCTGGTCGTACTTGCTGCCGTCCGGCAGCACGATCTGCACGGTGGTCTTGTTCGGATCGCTGAGGGCGACATTGCCCGCGGCCTGGGCGCGACGCAGGCGGTCCAGGTCGGAAGCGCTGACGGTGAAATTGACGTACAGCGGATCGAGCTGGTCGACCGTGGTCAGCAGGGTCGAGCTGGCACCGGTATCGGCGCTGCCGTTGCCCACGATGGCGCCTTCGGTGACCTGCTGCTGGCCCGCGCGGCCATCGATCGGCGCGGTGACGCGGGTGAAGCCGAGGCTGATGCGCGCGCTTTCCACCGCGGCCTGCGCCTGCTTCACCGCGGCGGCCGAGCTGCGCTCGCTGGCTTCGGCGGCATCCAGGTCGGCCTGCGAGACATAGCCCTGCGGACGCAGCTGGCGCGTACGCTCGGCGGCCTTGTGGGCGTTGGCGTAGGTGGCCTGCGCCGAAGCGAGATTGGCCTGGGCGGAATTCAGGTTGGCCTGGTAGACCGAGGGATCGATCTCGAACAGCACCTGGCCCTTCTTGACGTCCGTGCCTTCCTCATAGACCCGCTTGAGCAGCACGCCGGCCACGCGGGCCCGCACGTCGGCGCTGCGGAAGGCGGAGAGGCGTCCCACCAGGTCCTTGTTGAGCGGAGCGGAGACCGGCTGGGCCTTGACGACACCCACTTCAGGGGGCGGCATCTGGGGCGGGCCTTGTTCCTTCTTGCCTCCGCAGGCGGCCAGCGCCAGCAGGCCAAGGCACAACAGGGGTGTGCGCAATGACGAGGACTTCATGGGGACTCCATTTATAGGTATCGGGTGTGCGGGTCTCGCCGATCCCCGGATCGGCCGCCAAGCGCGTAGCTTTCCGTGGCGCAACATGCCTGCCTAGTGCCGCTCGTCCCGCTTGTGGCGGAGCGACGGCTGTGAACAACGCATGTGGCGCTCCAGACCGGCAGCGGGCTTGACTATACCGGCCAGTTTACAATTTGCTTTGACGAATGGTCTAGCCCTGAATTCTTCGTGTTTTCCTCGCGAAGAGAGCGTGACGGGGTGTGAGGTGGACCGTGCGGCCGCGCATGGTCGCAGCTCCGGCTGGTATCGAGCGCCGGCCGGACTCCACCTTTTCCCGCCTTGGCCTGCCGGTTGCCATCGACGGCACTCGGCGGTGGCGAAAAGCAAAGCAGATACGCGCATGCTGCGACGCAACGGTCTTGGGCCCACGGATGGCATCCGAACGCTCCTTTGATGCGCGCATGCCATGACGCCGACGTGACATCCATGCGACGCATCGAGTCCATGTGCGCATCGCTTCGCTGCGCATGGCGCATGCACATCAGGCGCGCGCACGTGCGCACAAGCTCGATTACCGAACCGCACGCTGAAGTGATTGCCGCAATGCAGGTGGCTATCCCCCGGGGGCGAGCGTATCCTTTTGCGGCTTTTCTGCCCCACCTCCGTCCCACCACAAAATAGATGCCATGAACGCGATTCGTGCGGCCAGCGATAAACCGATCCAGGCGGAAGTTCTGGAAGAACTGAAAAAGAGCGGATTCCCCACCCAGCGCCTTGATGAGGCGCAATTTTTTATCAGCGCTTTCTTTGCTCGCGCCGCCGCGAGCGACGTGGAGCTGCATACCGCGGCCGAATGGGCCGCGCTGATCGCGGATCTGCTCGGCTTCGCGCAGCAGCGCCAGCCCGGCCGCGCCTCGGTGCGCGTGATCAACCCCCAGACCGGTCATGCCGGCCGCAGCGTGGTACAGATCGTCACCGACGACATGCCGTTCCTCGTCGACACGGTGAGCATGATCGTGTCCGCCAAGCTGCAGATCCACGCGGTGATCCATCCCGTGGTGAAGACCGCGCGCGATGCCTCGGGCCGCTTGCAGCGCCTGGGTACGGACGACGGCGCGCCCGAGTCCGTCATGCATTTCGAGATCGACCGCCTGGCCGACGAGGCGGAAATGGCGCAACTGAAGGCGCAGGTCGAATCCTCGCTGGAGGACGTACGCGCCGCCGTGGCCGATTGGGCCCGCATGCGCGACAAGGCGCTGTCCATCGCCGACGACCTGCCCAACCGCCAGCTGCCGCTGAACGCCGAATCGGTGCAAGAGGCTGCCGAATTCCTGCGCTGGCTGGCCGACGACAACTTCACCTTCCTCGGTTACCGCGAATACGAAGTCACCCAGGCCGACGGCGACGAAGTGCTGCGCTCGATCGAGAGCTCGGGCCTGGGCATCCTGCACAAGCAGGAACGTTCGATGGCCCCGCGCTCGCTGCGCAGCCTGGTGGCCAGCGAGCTGCCGCAGTCCGGCTCCACCGACGCGATCATCCTGACCAAGACCAATGCGCGCTCGCACGTGCATCGCCCCGGCCACATGGACTACGTCGGCGTGCTGCGCTTTGACGCCAACGGCAAGCCGGTCGCCGAGCACCGTTTCCTGGGCCTGTTCTCCTCCAATGCCTACATGGCGCGTCCGCAGGACGTGCCGCTGGTGCGCCAGCGCGTGGAGGCGGTGCTGCAGCGCTCCGGCCTGAAGCGCGATTCGTACTCGGGCAAGTCCCTGCGCAACATCCTCGAGACGCTGCCGCGCGACGAGCTGTTCCAGAGCAACGAGGACGAGCTGTACGCCACCGCCCTCGGCATCCTCGACCTGCGTCAGCGCGCCCGCACTCGCCTGTTCGTGCGTCGCGACCGCTACGGCCGCTTCTTCACCTGCATGGTGTTCGTGCCGCGCGAGCGCTTCAACACCACGGTGCGCGAGCGCATCGAAGGCCTGCTGCGCGATGCGCTGCACGGCGAACAGACCGATTCCTCCGTACTCATGGGCGAAGCCGCGCTGGCGCGCCTGCACATCGTGGTGCGTCCGAAGATCGGCGATCACGTGAACTTCGACGCCGTCGCGCTGGAGCAGGGCGTCGCCGCCATCGTGCGCAACTGGCACGACGACCTGCGCGACGCGCTCTGCAAGCTGATGGGCGACCACGATGGCGTGGTGCTCGCGAACCGCTACGGCAAGTCGCTGCCGGCCGGCTACGTGGAAGACGTGCTGCCTGCGGCGGCCGCCGAGGACGTGCGCCAGCTGTCCCTGCTGAAGGGCGACGACGCGGTGCGCATGTCCTTCTATCACCCGGAGCAGCGTCCGGAAGAACTGCGTTTCAAGGTCTATCGCAGCGGCACCGACATCGCGCTGTCCGAAGTGCTGCCGCAGCTGGAGAACCTCGGCCTGCGCGTGCTCACCGAGCACGTCTACGAAGTGAAGACCGGCGGCACGCCGCTGTTCATCCAGGACTTCGAGGTGCAGCCGGTCGGCAACCTCGCTTTCACCGTGGAGCAGGTCGGCTCGTTGTTCGAGGATGCCTTCGAGCACATCTGGCGCGGCAACGCCGAGAACGACGGCTTCAACCGTCTGGTGCTCGGCGCCAAGCTGAGCTGGCGCCAGATCGCCATGCTGCGCGGCTACTGCAAGTATCTGCTGCAGACGGGCGTGGCGTTCTCGCAGAACTACATGGAAGACGCCTTCAACCGCTATCCGGCCATCGCCGGCCTGCTGGTGGAGCTGTTCCTGGCCAAGTTCGACCCTCGTCGCGAGGGCCTGTCGGCCGATGAGCTGAAGAAGGCCGGGGAGGCGCTCTCGGGCGAGATGCGCGCGCTGATTCCGGAAAGCGTACGCACCGCGCATCCGGCTCTCATCGATGGCCTGGTGGCCGCGCTGTCCGCGCCGCGCGCCGAGCAGGGCAAGGTAGTGGAGGAAACCATCGGCGTGCTGCTGGAGAACGTCTCCAGCCTGGACGACGACCGCATCCTGCGCAGTTTCGTGGCGCTGATCCGCGCCACTTTGCGCACCAGCTTCTTCCAGCAATGGGAGGGCGCCTACCGCGGTTACATCAGCTTCAAGTTCGATTCGCACCGCGTGCCCGACTTGCCGAAGCCCGTGCCGTACCGCGAGATCTTCGTGAGCGCGCCGCGCGTGGAAGGCATCCACCTGCGCTTCGGTGCGGTGGCGCGCGGCGGCCTGCGCTGGTCCGACCGACGCGAGGATTTCCGCACCGAAGTGCTGGGCCTGGTGAAGGCGCAGATGGTGAAGAACACGGTGATCGTGCCGGTGGGTTCCAAGGGCGGCTTCGTGGTGAAGCGCCCGCCCGTCGGCGGCGATCGCGACGCGCAGCTGGCCGAGGGCATCGCCTGCTATCGCATGTTCATCAGCGGCCTGCTGGACATCACCGACAACCTGGTGGAAGGCAAAGTGGTGCCGCCGCATGACGTGGTGCGCCACGACGCGGACGATCCGTACCTGGTAGTGGCCGCCGACAAGGGCACGGCGACGTTCTCCGACATCGCCAACGCCATCTCGCTGGAGCACGGCTTCTGGCTGGGCGACGCATTCGCCTCGGGCGGCTCCAACGGCTACGACCACAAGGGCATGGGCATCACCGCCAAGGGGGCGTGGGAATCGGTCAAGCGCCACTTCCGCGCGCTCGGCCGCGACAGCCAGACGCAGGACTTCACCTGCGCGGGCATCGGCGACATGTCCGGCGACGTGTTCGGCAACGGCATGCTGTTGTCGCGTCACATCCGGCTGGTCGCCGCGTTCGACCACCGGCACGTCTTCCTTGACCCGAACCCGGACGCGGAGCGTTCGTTCGTGGAACGCGAACGCATGTTCAAGTTGCCGCGTTCGAGCTGGGACGACTACGACAAGTCGCTGATCTCGGCGGGCGGCGGCATCTACCCGCGTACGCTCAAGGCCATCCCGGTGTCGCCCGAAGTACGCGCCGCGCTTGGCATCAAGGCCGAGGTGACCCAGATGGCGCCGAACGAGCTGCTCAACGCCATCCTCAAGGCACCCGTGGACCTGCTCTGGAACGGCGGCATCGGCACCTACGTGAAGGCGGCGAGCGAGAGCCATGCCGACGTAGGCGACCGCGCCAACAACGGCCTGCGCGTCAACGGCGCGGAGCTGCGCTGCAAGGTGGTGGGCGAGGGCGGCAACCTGGGCTTCACCCAGAAGGGCCGCATCGAGGCTGCCCAGCACGGCGTGCTGCTCAACACGGACTTCATTGACAACTCCGCCGGCGTGGATACCTCCGATCACGAGGTGAACATCAAGATCCTGCTCGATGACGCCGTGCAGCGCGGCGAGCTGGACACCGCCGCGCGCAACCAGCAATTGGCCGCAATGACGGACGAGGTCGGGCAGCTGGTGCTGTGGGACAACTACCGCCAGAACCAGGCGATCACCTTGATGGAGCACCAGTCGGTGCGCCGCCTGGGTTCGATGGCGCACTTCATCCGCCAGCTGGAGAGCGAAGGCCTGCTCGACCGCCAGGTCGAGAACCTGCCCAGCGAGACGGAGCTGACCGAACGCAAGGCACGCGGCCAGGGCCTGACCCGTCCGGAGCTTTCGGTGCTGCTGTCGTACGACAAGATCAAGCTGTACCAGCAGCTGCTCGACTCCGACGTGCCGGAAGACCCGTACCTCTCCAAGGAGCTGGTGCGCTACTTCCCCGAGCCGCTGCACGACAAGTACGCCGAGCACATGCAGCGCCATCGCCTGAAGCGCGAGATCATCGCCACCGCGGTGACCAACTCGACGATCAACCGCATGGGCGCCACCTTCATGATGCGCATGCAGGAGGACACCGGGCAGGGGCCGGCGGCCATCGCCAAGGCTTACACGGCCGCGCGCGAGATCCTCGGTGCGCGCGATCTGTGGGCGGAGATCGAGGCGCTGGACAGCAAGGTGGCCGAGAACACGCAGATCGACGCGATCCTGCAGATCTGGTCGCTGCTGCGCCATCTCACGCGCTGGCTGCTCAACCGTCCGGGCGGCACGCTGGAGAT
It contains:
- a CDS encoding efflux RND transporter periplasmic adaptor subunit, translating into MKSSSLRTPLLCLGLLALAACGGKKEQGPPQMPPPEVGVVKAQPVSAPLNKDLVGRLSAFRSADVRARVAGVLLKRVYEEGTDVKKGQVLFEIDPSVYQANLNSAQANLASAQATYANAHKAAERTRQLRPQGYVSQADLDAAEASERSSAAAVKQAQAAVESARISLGFTRVTAPIDGRAGQQQVTEGAIVGNGSADTGASSTLLTTVDQLDPLYVNFTVSASDLDRLRRAQAAGNVALSDPNKTTVQIVLPDGSKYDQQGTLDFSGATVDPTTGTVSLRAQLANPDKRLLPGTYVTIKANLGEQKNVFLVPQQGVARDVAGAYVLVVNQEGKVERKNITANDLSNGNWIVTQGLATGDQVIVSGLQAVQPGAPAKASPWTPGKDAAPPNGAPGAQPAAGKH
- a CDS encoding NAD-glutamate dehydrogenase domain-containing protein; the encoded protein is MNAIRAASDKPIQAEVLEELKKSGFPTQRLDEAQFFISAFFARAAASDVELHTAAEWAALIADLLGFAQQRQPGRASVRVINPQTGHAGRSVVQIVTDDMPFLVDTVSMIVSAKLQIHAVIHPVVKTARDASGRLQRLGTDDGAPESVMHFEIDRLADEAEMAQLKAQVESSLEDVRAAVADWARMRDKALSIADDLPNRQLPLNAESVQEAAEFLRWLADDNFTFLGYREYEVTQADGDEVLRSIESSGLGILHKQERSMAPRSLRSLVASELPQSGSTDAIILTKTNARSHVHRPGHMDYVGVLRFDANGKPVAEHRFLGLFSSNAYMARPQDVPLVRQRVEAVLQRSGLKRDSYSGKSLRNILETLPRDELFQSNEDELYATALGILDLRQRARTRLFVRRDRYGRFFTCMVFVPRERFNTTVRERIEGLLRDALHGEQTDSSVLMGEAALARLHIVVRPKIGDHVNFDAVALEQGVAAIVRNWHDDLRDALCKLMGDHDGVVLANRYGKSLPAGYVEDVLPAAAAEDVRQLSLLKGDDAVRMSFYHPEQRPEELRFKVYRSGTDIALSEVLPQLENLGLRVLTEHVYEVKTGGTPLFIQDFEVQPVGNLAFTVEQVGSLFEDAFEHIWRGNAENDGFNRLVLGAKLSWRQIAMLRGYCKYLLQTGVAFSQNYMEDAFNRYPAIAGLLVELFLAKFDPRREGLSADELKKAGEALSGEMRALIPESVRTAHPALIDGLVAALSAPRAEQGKVVEETIGVLLENVSSLDDDRILRSFVALIRATLRTSFFQQWEGAYRGYISFKFDSHRVPDLPKPVPYREIFVSAPRVEGIHLRFGAVARGGLRWSDRREDFRTEVLGLVKAQMVKNTVIVPVGSKGGFVVKRPPVGGDRDAQLAEGIACYRMFISGLLDITDNLVEGKVVPPHDVVRHDADDPYLVVAADKGTATFSDIANAISLEHGFWLGDAFASGGSNGYDHKGMGITAKGAWESVKRHFRALGRDSQTQDFTCAGIGDMSGDVFGNGMLLSRHIRLVAAFDHRHVFLDPNPDAERSFVERERMFKLPRSSWDDYDKSLISAGGGIYPRTLKAIPVSPEVRAALGIKAEVTQMAPNELLNAILKAPVDLLWNGGIGTYVKAASESHADVGDRANNGLRVNGAELRCKVVGEGGNLGFTQKGRIEAAQHGVLLNTDFIDNSAGVDTSDHEVNIKILLDDAVQRGELDTAARNQQLAAMTDEVGQLVLWDNYRQNQAITLMEHQSVRRLGSMAHFIRQLESEGLLDRQVENLPSETELTERKARGQGLTRPELSVLLSYDKIKLYQQLLDSDVPEDPYLSKELVRYFPEPLHDKYAEHMQRHRLKREIIATAVTNSTINRMGATFMMRMQEDTGQGPAAIAKAYTAAREILGARDLWAEIEALDSKVAENTQIDAILQIWSLLRHLTRWLLNRPGGTLEIAANVERYQAGVTALLEALPDALTETGKADFSTSQEKWDGMGVPADLAARLARVPEMRAMLDIVEVSQQSGEPIAKVASVFYELGEALGLEWLRKQIESLPVEGYWHAQARGSLLDELNHQHRALALQVLAMTGTSKDASPVQAWLQRDDLTLKNTRNMLAEINQNADYPTALVAVRRLALLAAVPVNP